One window of Metopolophium dirhodum isolate CAU chromosome 3, ASM1992520v1, whole genome shotgun sequence genomic DNA carries:
- the LOC132940148 gene encoding uncharacterized protein LOC132940148: protein MRLYFGLFIMYYVNILVFSQNIVRNVSNIFKPHMLNGHYIEWPNNRTEANYLHDKRCIPKNIIFTRFQICGNQVILVSPRYKEGVPFTLSQLMLYDKDECYNYVRPFPSLEKNAADDNKSIVNAIDIYMGQNGIVWVLDIGIINTLDETTKTESDAKILGIDYGDGRIVHSIPLRPLICRSRSRLQYLVVEYDNVNNDKPIIYIGDGGTRSIIVWNVQVNEGYRVKLPYSATTTCTDFSTEDVFYLVLIENFNSNYLYFTYLSSTDMFKVRTKDLQKRINPKCIIDVGRKPCKMVVLGAAYGSVMYFRIKGMNHLYSWDTKESFLEENMKMVKKSVDCRTITHIDVDNDGVLWKLESNHEDYIANTVGCYGASIMLSPIVGKSVPPQLDQN from the exons atgagactttattttggtttattcataatgtattatgtcaATATCTTAGTTTTTTCTCAAAATATAGTACGcaatgtttcaaatattttcaagcCACACATGTTAAATGGACATTATATTGAATGGCCGAATAACAGAACGGAAGCCAATTATTTACACGACAAACGCTGTATaccaaaaaatatcattttcacCAGGTTCCAAATTTGTGGAAATCAAGTGATTTTGGTTTCACCACGTTACaa GGAAGGTGTGCCATTTACATTGAGTCAATTAATGCTCTACGATAAAGATGAATGTTACAACTATGTGCGACCGTTCCCTAGCTTAGAGAAGAATGCTGCAGACGACAATAAATCCATTGTAAATGCCATAGACATATACATGGGTCAAAATGGTATAGTTTGGGTATTGGATATAGGAATTATAAATACCTTAGATGAAACTACAAAGACAGAATCCGATGCGAAAATATTGGGGATTGACTATGGAGATGGACGT atAGTACATAGCATACCGCTCAGACCGTTAATATGTCGTTCGCGCAGTCGACTACAATACTTAGTTGTCGAATATGATAATGTAAACAATGataaaccaataatttatataggagACGGAGGTACTCGTTCAATTATTGTGTGGAATGTTCAAGTTAACGAAGGCTACAGAGTAAAATTGCCATATTCTGCGACTACAACATGTACAGATTTTTCTACGGAAGATGTGTTTTACCTAGTCctgattgaaaattttaattccaaTTACCTATATTTCACATATTTGTCGAGCACGGATATGTTTAAGGTACGCACCAAAGATTTACAAAAACGAATCAATCCAAAATGTATAATTGACGTTGGACGGAAACCTTGCAAAATGGTAGTTTTAGGAGCTGCATATGGGTCAGTAATGTATTTTCGAATAAAAGGAATGAACCATTTATATAGTTGGGACACAAAAGAAAGTTTTTTAGAAGAAAACATGAAAATG gttAAGAAAAGTGTAGACTGTCGTACAATAACACATATAGACGTTGACAATGACGGTGTTCTGTGGAAGTTAGAGAGTAACCATGAAGATTACATAGCTAACACGGTAGGGTGTTATGGAGCTAGCATAATGCTCTCACCTATAGTCGGGAAATCCGTACCTCCGCAGCTGGATCAAAATTAA